One part of the Algibacter sp. L1A34 genome encodes these proteins:
- a CDS encoding triple tyrosine motif-containing protein — protein MKKHYCFLFCFCIGLVFTLSSQEFPPIQTYTPEVYGGENQNWSISQSSDKYLYFANNKGLLEFSGAKWNLYHSPNETILRTVKVIDSLIYTGSFRGFGYWEKDDFGLLNYTPLSKQLNVDFLEDEEIWTILKLENWILFQSLDRIHIYDQVKKTYSVVDSESKISRLFLVGKNLYFQNVNKGLYQIENGKGVLVSDDAILQENLIVNIFKQNQELLILTQDRGFFKFIDGALTPWDIADKEILDNVSVFSGIQLQDKSFVLGTISDGLIHLTYDGSVKHGVNQSNGLSNNTVLSLFEDEDHNIWLGLDNGIDCINSKSPYLQYIDNNGIIGSVYTSKVYNGLLYLGSNQGLFCKPLNSSEDFQFVPNTQGQVWCLEILDNQLFCGHNSGTFLIEGAESKKISNVLGAWQIKKVPNHENLLIQGNYNGLNILEKINESWQFRNKIEDFNISSRYFEFLDPENLIVSHEYKGVFNVKVDSSFRKTVSFKQDTLVEKGLTSSFIKYNDDLLYTTKKGVFKYQKAINRFQKDTLLSKLINGSNYTSGKLILDLETDKLWSLSTYGLHYLTAAKLTGEQKIETISFPSEIRKDITGFENITNIVDEQFLVGSATGYFIFDLKKIHSYPSEISINQVEVSASKIETAFEYVNLKTSAVFKNKKNNVKFTYSIPQYLKIQKLEYQYKLEGIYDTWSHWSSKGEVVFENLPYGDYSFVVRGRIGDELTLNSASYAFKIERPLLLSNIAIASYIIAVLLFSLFMHTFYKRYYKNQRERLLQKTTREFELKELENNQKLMRFKNDKLREDIEAKNRELGVSTMSLIKKNEFLNSLKKELEDVEGSKTIKQVIKIIDKNINHTDDWNLFQEAFNNADKDFLKKIKGIHPKLTSNDLRLCAYLRLNLSSKEIAPLLNISHRSVEVKRYRLRKKMELPHETSLTNYILEL, from the coding sequence ATGAAAAAGCATTATTGTTTCTTGTTTTGTTTCTGTATAGGCTTAGTATTTACACTAAGTTCACAGGAATTTCCACCAATACAAACCTATACACCTGAAGTTTATGGAGGTGAAAACCAGAATTGGTCTATTTCTCAGTCTTCCGATAAGTATCTTTATTTTGCCAATAACAAAGGGCTGCTAGAATTTAGTGGTGCCAAATGGAATTTGTATCATTCACCAAACGAAACGATTCTTCGTACTGTAAAAGTGATTGATTCGCTTATTTATACAGGTAGTTTTAGAGGGTTTGGTTATTGGGAAAAGGATGATTTTGGACTTTTAAATTACACGCCGCTATCAAAGCAACTTAATGTCGATTTTTTAGAAGATGAAGAAATTTGGACGATTTTAAAACTCGAAAACTGGATTTTATTTCAATCTTTAGATCGCATTCATATTTACGATCAGGTAAAGAAAACTTACAGCGTAGTAGATTCTGAATCTAAAATTTCGAGGTTGTTTCTAGTAGGAAAGAATCTATACTTTCAAAATGTAAATAAAGGTTTATATCAAATTGAAAATGGTAAGGGCGTTCTTGTATCTGATGATGCTATTCTTCAAGAAAATTTAATCGTAAATATTTTTAAGCAAAACCAGGAATTGCTGATTTTAACTCAGGATCGTGGCTTTTTTAAATTTATCGATGGGGCATTAACGCCATGGGATATTGCAGACAAAGAGATCTTGGATAATGTTAGTGTTTTTAGCGGTATTCAACTTCAAGATAAGAGTTTTGTGTTGGGTACTATTTCCGATGGATTAATACATTTAACTTATGATGGTAGTGTAAAGCATGGTGTTAATCAATCTAACGGGCTTAGTAATAATACGGTTTTATCTTTGTTTGAAGATGAAGATCATAACATTTGGCTAGGTTTAGATAATGGTATTGATTGTATAAATAGTAAATCACCTTACTTGCAATATATTGATAACAATGGCATTATTGGCAGTGTTTATACATCTAAAGTTTACAATGGTTTGCTTTATTTGGGGTCTAATCAAGGTTTGTTTTGTAAACCATTAAATAGTTCTGAAGATTTTCAGTTTGTCCCAAATACTCAAGGGCAGGTATGGTGTTTAGAGATTTTAGATAATCAGCTTTTTTGTGGTCATAATTCAGGTACGTTTTTAATTGAAGGTGCCGAATCGAAAAAAATATCTAATGTATTAGGCGCTTGGCAAATTAAGAAAGTTCCTAATCATGAAAATTTATTGATTCAAGGAAACTATAATGGTTTAAACATTCTTGAGAAAATAAATGAATCATGGCAGTTTAGAAATAAAATTGAAGACTTTAATATCTCTAGTCGATATTTTGAGTTTTTAGACCCAGAGAATCTTATTGTTAGCCATGAATATAAGGGTGTTTTTAATGTTAAAGTTGATAGTAGCTTCCGAAAAACCGTAAGTTTTAAACAAGATACATTAGTTGAAAAAGGTTTAACTTCTAGCTTTATTAAGTATAATGATGATTTGTTGTATACTACTAAAAAAGGTGTTTTTAAGTATCAGAAAGCTATTAATCGGTTTCAAAAAGATACGCTTTTAAGTAAGTTAATAAATGGAAGTAATTATACTTCGGGTAAGTTAATTCTAGATTTAGAAACCGATAAGCTATGGAGTTTATCTACTTACGGGCTGCATTATTTAACTGCTGCAAAATTAACCGGTGAACAGAAAATAGAAACTATTTCATTTCCTTCTGAAATTAGAAAGGATATTACCGGTTTTGAAAATATAACGAATATTGTTGATGAACAATTTTTAGTTGGTTCTGCAACGGGATATTTTATTTTCGATTTAAAAAAGATTCATAGTTACCCTTCAGAAATAAGTATAAATCAGGTTGAAGTAAGTGCATCTAAAATAGAAACAGCTTTCGAGTACGTTAACTTAAAAACTTCGGCAGTATTTAAAAATAAGAAGAATAACGTGAAATTTACTTACAGTATTCCTCAATATTTAAAAATTCAGAAACTAGAATACCAATACAAGCTAGAGGGAATTTATGATACTTGGAGCCATTGGAGTAGTAAGGGTGAAGTGGTTTTTGAAAACCTGCCGTATGGCGATTATAGCTTTGTGGTTCGTGGGCGTATTGGTGATGAGTTAACTTTAAATTCGGCATCGTATGCATTTAAAATAGAGCGTCCATTGTTGCTTTCAAACATAGCGATTGCTTCTTATATTATTGCTGTATTGTTGTTCTCCTTGTTTATGCATACGTTTTATAAGCGTTATTATAAAAATCAACGCGAACGATTATTGCAAAAAACCACAAGAGAATTTGAGCTTAAAGAACTTGAAAACAACCAAAAGCTTATGCGTTTTAAGAATGATAAGCTTCGTGAGGATATTGAGGCGAAAAATCGTGAATTGGGAGTATCTACCATGAGTCTTATAAAGAAAAATGAGTTTTTAAATAGCTTAAAGAAAGAGCTTGAAGATGTAGAGGGTAGTAAAACTATAAAGCAGGTTATTAAGATAATTGATAAAAATATTAACCATACAGACGATTGGAATCTGTTTCAGGAAGCTTTTAATAATGCTGATAAAGATTTTCTAAAAAAAATAAAAGGAATCCATCCAAAGTTAACATCTAACGATTTACGTCTTTGTGCTTACTTACGATTAAATCTGTCTTCAAAGGAGATTGCGCCTCTGTTAAATATTTCACATCGAAGTGTAGAAGTGAAACGGTATAGATTACGAAAGAAAATGGAGCTACCTCACGAAACAAGCTTAACAAACTACATTTTGGAGTTGTAG
- a CDS encoding glycosidase: MRKNFLKLVLILFSTSLFAQADKVMVESNSEGMFLSVNGEKLMINGMNWDYFPIGTNYSYSLWKQSDDVIKAALDSEMGLLKNMGVNVIRQYTGVQPKWIKYIYENYGIYTMLNHSFGRYGLNLNGAWVAVTDYSHKDAQEVLLTEVSEMAQTYKNTPGLLLFLLGNENNYGLFWAGAETEDFPDDEEKKKFIGDTRGRAMYRLMNEAAIKMKSINASLPIAICNGDLLFIEIIAEECKDVDILGTNMYRGASFGDAFDVVKEKLNKPILFTEFGADAFNAIENQEDQKSQAYYMVENWKDIYQNAAGLGKANNSIGGFTFQFSDGWWKYGQTTNLDVHDNNASWSNGGYELDLEGGNNNMNEEWFGICAKGPTNSRGLYDLYPRAAYYALKEAHQLNPYTSGVDLEFVSNHFKNISLMDAVLRARGDKAALKGNGSDKIRISNMRAEFTTFNTGGSLITTPNTADPDSNTYPNELGFDHMQSYYIGVEGNPAPNMKAEVNVSILGNVAANPIDEIFYENRGRPVTVNSDDGDVTITDPNRVQIYNASYTWTAKDFDVRGFYRTGHYHWAYEGDFFNLYPEANYGENLDIYNGETSGFEIDGKRGLKGLKAAFGPQLWWGANPAVLLKYTRKIGKFDVTAVYHEDIDDIGEAVTSIAIPLPKTRRVTLHAKRQFGNLGFEIGGIWGGQPLNGRQFQLVEGEPGSYIVYNDEINNEDNWGAKAKITYQKGAINWYAQGAAMGLVANGGADQTKTFTGWRLKDSGSGNQTNFLSGFTYTFGDFQIAPNFLWQKPIVDAMPNDVQAPGRLRNIQDDPFAVRANRETTAGELLFSFDPTPGTWMYDWDNDRSEDAKFAMNFGFVYRHLPTAQDAAVGFLGNRTSFAFPNSAPAEDLWEAHSRIVSKVHPDLGVIANFYAGNGQANGSDERMIQRVGGDIRLIYNKLKLVHSFKINDWGPFDYHRDFNLTYPVQLMLDLSTTLGKPDWFILPDTKIGIRGTWRSLDQYSPRYSPNTIGEFATAPVISPVGFGNGNEWEIRTYIHINIGK; the protein is encoded by the coding sequence ATGAGAAAAAACTTTCTAAAATTAGTCTTGATTTTATTTTCAACATCACTTTTTGCGCAAGCGGATAAAGTAATGGTTGAGAGTAATAGTGAAGGCATGTTTCTTTCCGTTAATGGAGAGAAATTAATGATTAATGGAATGAATTGGGATTACTTCCCAATTGGCACCAATTACTCCTACAGTTTATGGAAACAATCTGATGATGTTATTAAAGCTGCATTAGATTCCGAAATGGGATTGTTAAAAAATATGGGTGTAAATGTTATTAGACAGTACACGGGAGTACAACCAAAGTGGATTAAATATATTTATGAAAACTACGGTATTTACACCATGCTTAATCATTCTTTTGGGCGTTATGGGTTAAATTTAAATGGTGCGTGGGTTGCTGTAACAGATTACAGTCATAAAGATGCTCAAGAAGTTTTATTGACCGAAGTTTCAGAAATGGCGCAAACTTATAAGAATACACCAGGTTTGTTATTATTCCTTTTAGGAAATGAAAATAATTATGGTTTGTTTTGGGCAGGAGCAGAAACTGAGGATTTCCCGGACGATGAGGAGAAAAAGAAATTTATTGGTGATACACGCGGTAGAGCAATGTACAGACTAATGAATGAAGCGGCCATTAAAATGAAATCTATTAATGCTTCATTACCAATTGCTATTTGCAATGGAGATCTTTTGTTTATAGAGATTATTGCTGAAGAATGTAAAGATGTAGATATTCTAGGAACTAATATGTATCGTGGGGCTTCTTTTGGAGATGCTTTTGATGTTGTAAAAGAAAAACTAAACAAACCTATTCTCTTTACCGAGTTTGGAGCCGATGCTTTTAATGCCATAGAAAATCAAGAAGATCAAAAGTCTCAGGCTTATTATATGGTAGAAAACTGGAAAGATATTTACCAAAATGCTGCAGGTTTAGGAAAAGCAAATAATTCTATTGGTGGTTTTACTTTTCAATTTAGTGATGGATGGTGGAAATATGGTCAAACTACAAATTTAGATGTGCATGATAATAATGCTTCTTGGTCTAATGGTGGTTATGAACTTGATTTAGAAGGTGGTAATAATAATATGAACGAAGAATGGTTTGGTATTTGTGCCAAAGGACCAACAAATTCTAGAGGACTTTATGATTTGTATCCGCGTGCAGCATATTATGCTTTAAAAGAAGCGCATCAATTAAATCCTTACACGTCTGGTGTAGATTTAGAATTTGTAAGCAATCATTTTAAAAACATTTCACTAATGGACGCTGTTTTACGCGCCAGAGGGGATAAAGCAGCATTAAAAGGAAATGGTTCTGATAAGATTAGAATTAGTAACATGAGAGCAGAGTTTACAACTTTTAATACCGGAGGAAGTTTAATTACAACGCCTAATACAGCCGATCCAGACTCAAATACTTATCCAAACGAGTTGGGTTTCGATCATATGCAATCTTACTATATTGGTGTAGAGGGTAATCCCGCACCAAATATGAAAGCAGAAGTTAATGTTAGTATTTTAGGTAATGTAGCAGCCAACCCTATTGATGAAATTTTTTATGAGAATAGAGGGAGACCAGTAACAGTAAACTCAGATGATGGAGATGTTACTATTACCGATCCTAATCGCGTACAAATTTACAATGCAAGTTATACTTGGACGGCTAAAGATTTTGATGTTCGTGGTTTTTATCGTACTGGCCATTATCACTGGGCTTATGAAGGTGATTTTTTCAATCTTTATCCAGAAGCCAATTATGGTGAAAATTTAGATATTTATAACGGTGAAACTTCTGGTTTTGAAATTGATGGAAAACGTGGTTTAAAAGGATTAAAGGCTGCCTTTGGTCCGCAATTATGGTGGGGTGCAAATCCAGCAGTATTATTAAAATACACACGCAAAATAGGCAAGTTTGATGTTACTGCGGTATATCACGAAGATATTGATGATATAGGTGAAGCGGTAACCTCTATAGCAATTCCATTACCTAAAACACGTCGTGTTACGCTTCATGCTAAAAGGCAATTTGGAAATCTTGGTTTCGAAATAGGTGGTATTTGGGGTGGTCAGCCATTAAATGGAAGACAATTTCAACTTGTAGAAGGAGAGCCTGGAAGTTATATTGTTTACAACGATGAAATAAATAATGAAGATAACTGGGGAGCAAAAGCCAAAATAACTTATCAAAAAGGAGCTATTAACTGGTACGCTCAAGGAGCAGCCATGGGCTTAGTTGCAAATGGTGGTGCCGATCAAACAAAAACGTTTACAGGTTGGAGATTAAAAGATTCTGGTAGTGGCAATCAAACTAATTTCCTTTCTGGATTTACTTATACTTTTGGTGATTTTCAAATTGCACCAAATTTCTTATGGCAAAAGCCAATTGTAGATGCTATGCCCAACGATGTGCAAGCACCTGGAAGACTTAGAAATATTCAAGACGATCCATTTGCAGTTCGCGCAAATAGAGAAACTACGGCAGGAGAGCTTTTGTTTTCATTCGATCCAACTCCAGGAACATGGATGTACGATTGGGATAACGATAGATCGGAAGATGCCAAATTTGCTATGAATTTTGGTTTTGTATACCGCCATCTTCCAACGGCTCAAGATGCTGCTGTAGGGTTTTTAGGTAATAGAACATCTTTTGCTTTTCCAAATTCTGCACCAGCAGAAGATCTTTGGGAGGCTCATTCTAGAATTGTTTCTAAAGTGCACCCAGATTTAGGTGTAATTGCTAATTTTTACGCAGGTAATGGTCAAGCTAATGGTAGTGATGAGCGAATGATTCAACGTGTTGGAGGTGATATTAGACTTATATATAATAAATTAAAGCTAGTGCATTCTTTTAAAATTAATGATTGGGGACCATTTGATTATCATCGTGATTTTAACTTAACATATCCTGTGCAATTAATGCTAGATTTATCTACAACCTTAGGTAAACCCGATTGGTTTATTTTACCCGATACTAAAATTGGAATTAGAGGAACATGGCGTTCTTTAGATCAATATTCTCCAAGGTATAGCCCTAATACAATAGGTGAGTTTGCTACAGCGCCAGTAATAAGTCCTGTTGGTTTTGGAAATGGAAACGAGTGGGAAATTAGAACCTACATACACATCAATATTGGAAAATAA
- a CDS encoding glycosyl hydrolase family 16, with protein sequence MKNIKFISSKITFLLGLIFVTAVSCEREASDAVEFATHAATGEVFIDGFVGGLDYFPFGGSFEEAFSVEQNETYKGDASMRFDIPAFGVGYGGATFPSTSPRDLTSYDALTFWAKASQGADINEIGFGIDGDDSKFQVSLSNLEISTKWTKYVIAIPDPTKLIEEIGMFYYAEGAENADDEGGYVFWIDELQFEKLGTIAQPQPAILNGEDVVEQVFSGSTINLVDRGLTQTYNLSSGVNQTVTAAPSYFTFISSDIEVARVSELGVVSIIGDGTATITAMLGSEKAQGSLTIETIGGFDFAPTPTLASSQVISIFSDAYTNVPVDFYNGYWEPFQTTQSADLFLNGDNILYYTSFNFVGNQFANPTVDVTEKSTLHLNMYIPAEIPSDLDFLITIKDFGADAVDGGDDDTTQQVFFYASDFTAYTWATLEIPVTLANKNNIGLIIYENINNPTTSSIESFYLDNIYFHN encoded by the coding sequence ATGAAAAACATAAAATTTATATCTTCAAAAATCACCTTCCTATTAGGTTTAATTTTTGTTACTGCAGTAAGCTGTGAAAGAGAAGCTTCTGATGCAGTAGAATTTGCTACACACGCTGCTACAGGCGAAGTTTTTATTGATGGGTTTGTTGGTGGATTGGATTATTTTCCTTTCGGAGGATCTTTTGAAGAAGCCTTTTCAGTAGAACAAAATGAAACTTATAAAGGAGATGCATCTATGCGTTTTGATATTCCGGCATTTGGTGTAGGTTATGGCGGAGCTACTTTCCCTAGTACTAGTCCGCGCGATTTAACAAGTTATGATGCTTTAACGTTTTGGGCTAAAGCTTCACAAGGCGCCGACATAAACGAAATAGGTTTTGGTATTGATGGAGATGACAGTAAGTTTCAGGTGTCTTTAAGTAATTTGGAGATATCAACAAAGTGGACAAAGTATGTTATTGCTATTCCAGATCCTACAAAATTAATTGAAGAAATAGGCATGTTTTATTATGCTGAAGGCGCGGAAAATGCAGATGATGAGGGTGGTTATGTTTTTTGGATAGATGAATTGCAATTCGAAAAATTAGGGACTATAGCACAACCACAACCGGCTATATTAAATGGAGAAGATGTTGTAGAGCAAGTATTTTCTGGAAGTACTATAAACTTGGTAGATCGTGGGCTTACTCAAACGTATAATTTATCATCAGGTGTAAACCAAACGGTTACTGCGGCACCGTCTTATTTCACGTTTATTTCATCGGATATTGAAGTTGCAAGAGTGAGCGAGTTAGGTGTGGTTTCTATAATAGGCGATGGTACGGCAACTATAACGGCAATGTTAGGTAGCGAAAAAGCACAAGGTTCACTTACCATAGAGACTATTGGAGGGTTTGATTTTGCTCCTACTCCAACATTGGCGTCAAGTCAAGTTATTTCTATATTTAGCGATGCTTACACCAATGTGCCTGTAGACTTTTATAACGGATATTGGGAGCCTTTTCAAACAACTCAATCGGCCGATTTATTTCTAAATGGAGATAATATATTGTACTACACTAGTTTTAATTTTGTTGGTAACCAGTTTGCTAACCCAACAGTAGATGTGACTGAAAAATCTACTTTACATCTTAATATGTATATACCGGCTGAAATTCCATCAGATCTAGATTTTTTAATTACAATAAAAGATTTTGGTGCAGATGCTGTTGATGGTGGTGATGATGATACAACGCAACAAGTGTTTTTTTACGCATCTGATTTTACTGCATATACTTGGGCTACATTAGAAATACCTGTAACCTTAGCAAATAAGAACAATATTGGTCTTATTATTTATGAAAATATAAATAACCCAACAACATCATCAATAGAGAGTTTCTATTTAGATAATATTTATTTCCATAACTAA
- a CDS encoding family 16 glycosylhydrolase, translating to MNKINKYKKRIKATLLKTSLFVLPMLVITSCATDDTQTVAKFTDLVMQDEFDANGALDGSIWDFNIGNGENGWGNNELQYYTNRAENAVVQNGVLIMTANKESFQGSDYTSARILTKGKFEQTYGRFEARIRLPYGQGLWPAFWLLGADVDEVGWPQCGEIDIMENRGQEPTLISGTVHGPGYSAGESISKSYELTNDRFDTGFHIFGIEWGPEYINYYVDDVLYNQITPEDVTGEWVYDHPFFIIINMAIGGDYVGAPNEETVFPQTMLVDYVRVYKNNLID from the coding sequence ATGAATAAAATAAATAAATATAAAAAACGAATTAAAGCGACACTGCTTAAAACTTCCTTGTTCGTATTGCCAATGCTGGTGATAACGAGTTGTGCTACAGATGATACCCAAACTGTTGCAAAGTTTACAGATTTAGTGATGCAAGATGAGTTTGATGCAAATGGTGCTTTGGACGGTTCTATTTGGGATTTCAATATAGGAAATGGTGAAAATGGCTGGGGAAATAACGAGCTTCAATATTATACAAACCGTGCAGAAAATGCTGTTGTTCAAAATGGAGTATTGATAATGACGGCTAACAAAGAATCTTTTCAAGGTTCTGATTATACATCTGCTAGAATATTAACAAAAGGAAAGTTTGAGCAAACTTATGGACGTTTTGAAGCACGTATTAGATTGCCTTACGGTCAAGGTCTTTGGCCTGCATTTTGGTTATTAGGTGCAGATGTTGATGAAGTTGGTTGGCCACAATGTGGTGAAATCGATATTATGGAAAACCGTGGGCAAGAGCCAACTTTAATTAGCGGTACTGTACATGGTCCAGGATATTCAGCCGGAGAATCTATATCGAAAAGTTATGAATTAACAAATGACAGATTCGATACAGGATTTCACATATTTGGTATTGAATGGGGACCAGAATATATTAACTATTACGTGGACGATGTTTTGTATAACCAAATAACACCAGAAGATGTTACAGGAGAATGGGTTTACGACCATCCTTTCTTTATCATAATAAATATGGCCATTGGAGGAGATTATGTAGGCGCACCAAATGAAGAAACTGTTTTTCCTCAAACCATGCTTGTGGATTATGTAAGAGTGTATAAAAATAATTTAATTGACTAA